From a single Lolium rigidum isolate FL_2022 chromosome 7, APGP_CSIRO_Lrig_0.1, whole genome shotgun sequence genomic region:
- the LOC124676697 gene encoding cysteine-rich receptor-like protein kinase 25: MLLLFLLFLVATTSSPASGDGEAEPVVNDFSHVCSSTDGPQQLYQPNSTFAANLAAMSTALPRNASATGFSAGAFGRAPDTAYGLGLCRGDIPGDRCAACLAMAFEGAADLCRDSKDVTIFYDQCHVRFYDRDFLAGVRNGPKKVAHNMNNVSAWNVAEFDGLVTRLANAVADRASNASNRYATGQAGFAPEKINLYGLAQCTPDLTTAQCRSCLAGIIGEIPKSLSGRVGGRILGVRCNYRYEKDIFFHMPDDIVTLTPLVSSSSSTGSKNTLWIVAIAVPVTVLLCGFLACFLWIRTRRRRVANLSGRVGIPTMSMEMEQVLKLWKIEESDSEFSLYDFDQIADATGNFSDDCKLGQGGFGAVYMGELSGGIEVAIKRLSTGSVQGLMEFKTEIQLIAKLQHTNLVRLLGCCLQAEEKMLIYEYMHNKSLDCFIFDSTRGAILNWERRFTIIDGIAQGLLYMHKHSRLRVVHRDLKASNILLDRDMNPKISDFGLARIFCSNTTEANTTRVMGTHGYISPEYASEGLFSTKSDVYSFGVLLLEIISGKRTPGFYQHGKFCNLTGYAYRLWKEGKWHEMVDQVIGTGYPVTEVMKCVQVALLCVQDSAEDRPNMSDVVAMLGSEGLTLPEPRQPAYFNVRMSSFPESTGSFTESPYSYISNVVLTDGR, translated from the exons ATgcttctcctctttctcctcttccTCGTTGCCACCACCTCGTCACCAGCATCCGGCGATGGCGAAGCCGAGCCGGTGGTCAACGACTTCTCCCACGTCTGCAGCTCCACGGACGGCCCGCAGCAGCTCTACCAGCCCAACAGCACCTtcgcggccaacctcgccgccatGTCCACGGCGCTCCCGAGGAACGCCTCGGCGACCGGCTTCTCGGCGGGCGCGTTCGGCCGGGCGCCGGACACGGCGTACGGGCTGGGTCTCTGCCGTGGGGACATCCCCGGCGACCGCTGCGCTGCGTGCCTCGCCATGGCGTTCGAGGGCGCGGCGGACCTGTGCCGCGACAGCAAGGACGTCACCATCTTCTACGACCAGTGCCACGTCCGGTTCTACGACCGGGACTTCCTCGCCGGCGTCAGAAACGGGCCAAAGAAGGTCGCCCACAACATGAACAACGTGTCCGCATGGAACGTCGCCGAGTTCGACGGCCTTGTCACGCGGTTGGCGAACGCGGTGGCGGACAGGGCCAGCAACGCGAGCAATCGGTACGCCACGGGCCAGGCCGGCTTCGCACCCGAGAAGATCAACCTGTACGGCCTGGCGCAGTGCACGCCGGATCTCACGACGGCTCAGTGCCGGAGCTGCCTCGCCGGCATCATCGGAGAGATACCCAAGTCCTTGAGTGGGAGGGTGGGCGGGAGGATTCTCGGAGTGCGCTGCAATTACAGGTACGAGAAGGATATCTTCTTCCACATGCCCGACGACATCGTCACGCTCACGCCGCTCGTCAGTTCCTCTTCCTCCACAG GGAGCAAGAACACCCTATGGATCGTCGCCATAGCAGTCCCCGTGACCGTGCTCCTCTGCGGCTTCTTGGCGTGTTTCCTGTGGATCAGAACACGAAGAAGAAGAG TGGCCAATCTCTCGGGGAGGGTGGGCATACCGACCATGTCCATGGAGATGGAGCAGGTGCTCAAGCTGTGGAAGATCGAGGAGAGCGACTCCGAGTTCTCGCTCTACGATTTCGACCAGATCGCGGATGCCACCGGGAACTTCTCCGACGACTGCAAGCTCGGCCAGGGTGGCTTTGGCGCGGTTTACATG GGAGAACTGAGTGGCGGGATTGAAGTCGCAATCAAGAGACTCTCTACCGGCTCGGTGCAGGGGCTCATGGAGTTCAAGACGGAGATCCAGCTGATCGCCAAGCTCCAGCACACCAACCTCGTCAGGCTCCTGGGATGCTGCCTCCAGGCCGAGGAGAAGATGCTCATATACGAGTACATGCACAACAAGAGCCTCGACTGCTTCATCTTCG ACAGCACGAGAGGTGCGATACTGAATTGGGAGCGGCGGTTCACTATAATCGACGGGATCGCGCAGGGCCTCCTTTACATGCACAAGCACTCTCGGCTGCGAGTGGTGCACAGGGACCTGAAGGCGAGCAACATCCTTTTGGACCGCGACATGAACCCCAAGATCTCTGACTTTGGTTTGGCCAGGATATTCTGCTCCAACACCACCGAGGCCAACACCACCAGGGTCATGGGCACACA TGGATACATCTCTCCCGAGTATGCTTCCGAGGGCCTCTTCTCGACCAAGTCCGACGTTTACAGCTTTGGCGTCTTGCTTCTTGAGATCATAAGCGGGAAGAGGACTCCAGGCTTCTACCAGCACGGCAAATTCTGCAATCTCACAGGATAC GCGTATCGTCTTTGGAAAGAGGGGAAATGGCACGAGATGGTCGACCAGGTAATCGGGACCGGCTACCCCGTGACCGAGGTTATGAAGTGCGTCCAGGTGGCGTTGCTCTGCGTCCAGGACAGCGCCGAAGACCGGCCAAACATGTCCGACGTCGTCGCGATGCTCGGCAGCGAGGGGCTCACCCTGCCGGAGCCCAGGCAGCCGGCGTACTTCAACGTCAGGATGTCGAGCTTCCCGGAGTCCACCGGTTCATTTACCGAGTCGCCCTACTCCTACATTAGCAACGTCGTCTTGACAGACGGTAGATAA